The segment ATTTATGCAATAAGCTGGATTAATTTAAGTGCATCactatataaaacaaaaataagttttaaaaaataaaatgagttgGCTAAGGAACAGTCCTCTGAGAAATAGTTTAAATAAGCAATGGTCTAGAGATTCACCACCCAAGGATGCTGATCCTGGTGCTTGTTATGACAGCTTTTGCAAGCACTGGCAACAaactaatgaaataataaaacaaacaagagtaaattttattaatatttatttttattttttattttatactccATTTGTTTATACATTCTCATACTTTAtcactatttatatatactcgTATTAGTCAGTATTTAAccttgaaattataatttatttcttaaaaatttacagtcaTCAACAAATTCTCCAGTATACGATGACATCGTCGCTGTCATAAATCATATTGATCAAATGATAACGTTGTTATTAGTCGAATTTcgaagtaattttaattttaaaaatcaacaattATCTGCGTCATCTCATTCCCCTTGTTTGGAGTATTTGTTAAGtgaaaatttacttgaaattGTTTACGATTGGAGTCTAAATGTTGGAAGGTATTTTATCTTTtgtaaactatttatttatatatcccTTATCgctgttttttaaaaacagtttcatgttttttattttacaattcaaaattataactcATATTTGAATTTACTGTATGTTGTAATTaagtcgataaatttttatgatactgaaagtagcagaggttaaaaaaatattttttattttaaataaaattaagggtcagttttttaaaccgggtttaaattattgctggtatatttatatattatcaatgtatagatatactagcaatattaattaagattCCGCGCGTTTTCATCCCCCGACAAAACATCCCTTGACAAAATAACCACCACCGTCATACGCACTAAAATAAAcatgaaaagttaaaaatatcaatgttaTAAAGAATGAAATCTTACATTTGttttagtgtaaaaaaaaatgtacataaCTTTTACATCACTCTAATCCAATAgcttcattataaaaaaacaatatcatAGTTATAGAATTATACAAATACATTGAATTGTTAGCCAAATATTTAACATTGCGACGTATATCAAATATCGAAATAACAATATAATACGAATTAATAACTAAgaattattgaaaaagaaTACTATAATATGTATTAATGATTTCACCGCCAAAATTTAAGTGTTTTTTTGTACTATTCACACCTAATTTGGGTGCTTGTTTTTTCAGGAATATTGTGGGAATggataaatagtaaaataaattaaaggcGGATGAAAAACTATATATTTTGAGGGCTCGattttcaggaaaaataaggaaattatatcgaaagatattttgtcgggggatgAAAACGCGCATTACCATTAATTAGAACCCGGTTTCAAAAACGGGCtttaaatacttgaaaaaaaaaaatttttcgtggttatttttctaagttttttttttaattgcaagtatttagttttcaaaaacattaaaatcatcGGATGTCTGCTACTATCAgttgcataaattttttatttttagcactaaaaaataattttatcacttcattcaaaataattttcatgattCACTGTAGTAATTAATGTAGAAAGCATGagatatttgtaattaattgaataattatgcagacacaacaattttattacatatttatttgtatgctaattaaatttttaagtccaTGTGCGATTAGATTATTACTAGTTTCCAAGACgtaaagataaaaatgaaGCGACGACctcataaatttaagtaatttaaatattatcaagtacaaaaataataataaccataaaaaccattcaaaataataaattacattgaggaaactttttttttttaatttcattcgcTGCAATaatgaatgataattatttaataataaatttataattaattttaacgacAATAAATTGCTGTACGAATTAATTTCCAAATtgttactattttattatctgggtataaatttataaaatttatgatcaggctgaaaatttttgtaaactgCGAGCtacaaacttttattttaattcaaaaagttattcacgggtttaaattttttatttatcataatttttagacGGATTCAATGCTTGTGtttttaaacataatttttatacacaatcttatatttatttattatataaaaaaaaaactctcatTAAATCAAGTTGATATTTAATGACTGCttgatcataaaataattttttttactcgaaaaaaaaaatatcaatatatttttatgtcagAATGAAATATCCTGCTataatatctaaaaaaaaatttttcgattcaAAAGCCCGCgcgttttttgaaaaaaaaaaatggtgttataaaattgttggtTTGCTATTATCGTAAAtatgatgtacctgaagatcggaacgcttttcgcgcaacgaaaatccGCTCATATACCAGCATTtatatgcgaaacatttcagaaatctggTCATtcaatagattttttactttccattTCTTttgttgcgcgaaaaacgttctaGTCTTGAGGAACATTAAATATGAatgatatttgttatttaattatatatttgtttaaattaggTACACGAGTTCCATAAGATTAGAgttaatcaaattatttgaactaataataacatttaatgGGCCTTTAATAGGCCATGAGCCCATAGCAAGGCcgttgttaaaattattagaattatttattgacgACATAATGCCATttgatatagaaaaaaaattaataatgttacTTAATAGTATTTGTGTAGCTTTAATGCAAAATTTAGCATTATTagacgttttttttcaaccacaTGCTGAAAGTGAACAACGCAAGtaataaaactatttattatttacattatcGTTCAAGTATAAGCACTTGATGTTAATGGTGAtgattatttatgttaaaGGTTCATTATCTTTACACTATTGTTACCGCACATGCATCGAGAAGGACCAATCGGGCAGCAGGCACGTGATGCGATACTGCTTTGTATGGCgctatcgaaaaaaaatgaccAAGTAGGAATTTATTTATCggaaaattcaaatgtatGTCCGGTATTGGCGACTGGTATAAGTGGATTGTACTCATTATTGCCTCGTAAACTTGAAATTGAGTATGAAGATTGGCACAGGTTGACACCAGATGACGTAAATGATATTCCTTCTCTAGATCATTTGATGCAGTgctttgaattttgtaatgcAGTTGCACAAATAACACATATGTCCGTTCAAAAACAATTACTAGAATATCTTTATCAAGGATTTTTAGTTCCTGTTTTAGGTCCAGCACTTTTACAAGTATGTAAAAcacatttttttgtcaataatacttttgtagaaaaattagaaaataagtGTTACGTTCCCGtgaaatcaattaattaaataaatataatttatttaattataatttttaataaattaattttaatgcgtTTGAACGGAAATATTACTGATAAGTCTTTTTAGAATGTCGACGCAGTCCATCCATAGACAAAATAAAGTATCTATGTAGATAAGAATTAGACTGCCTCAACATTCCCATAAAGAATTATGCAgtgttaaaagaaaaatcagTTAGTCTGAGGACTTAGCAGAAACTGGTACTCTGTTGAATCGAGTTATCGGTCTGTCTTTTTTTCACTCCATTAATTATACAATAAACCTAAGACTAATATGGACTTATCTATAAGGCCCACTCAGGACTATAACCCTGAGCGCTCAGAAGCAGTTCGGATTTTCTCTAAGTTTCCTACCAATCTTTAACCTGgtctcataaataataattacatggAGTTAGAATCGGGAAcgggaatatttaaattcgcgaaaaataatcaaaatcgAATAATCAGCGATCAGGATCCGCCGGGGGTTTGTTGACACCCCAATGCGGCCCAAACtggatattattaataatataaatattttaattaatattgtaaaattttcagtatgtaacataagtaaacaaattaataaattgaaacatTGAATCATTGAATAATTTGATGAATACAAATTTAACTCTAATCAAAATTCTAATAACTGAAAttagaatttaacaaaaaaattgttaacaaaATGAATAGCAAAGTCTTATAgttgatttaatttactttagaATGAGTTCCCACATGGCCatacgtttaaaaaaaaaaattttaattcttgataagaatttaaatccaagtaaatttttttttcttgataattttgtaaaaaaattgtcaaaataaATGAACTAACTGATAATGACTTAGTGATAAATTCaaacatcaaattattgaataattgaatgaaagaaaaaattcaactctaatcaaaaattcaaaactttgaattaagaaaaaagaaacTTGTAAAAAAGTGAATAGTTGAGtagtagtttattaaatttcctttaaaatgagtacccacatgactataattatcttattataaaaataattgacaaaactataaatccaaataaattttttctagactTCTCTTGATGAATCCGTCGCAGCTACAGCATacttagatttattttttcgcaCAACAACGAATCCTGGATTACTCCGtgtactaataaaatttttactcgaaaaaaattatgacgaTTGTCGTATACTCGATACATTAATTCAAAGAATCTCAACAAGATCAagggtaatatttttttatcttaaaatttttaatcatgagtaattatttattactaattataataaataataaattatagttgTGCATAGTAACTCTAGCATTTTTTGAAACACTAGTAGATTTAAATTGCGAAGACATAATGCTAGAGTTATGTTTGTCAGCATTATCACCATGCTCACATGTAATGTTATCACAACGTCGCAGGCTACGTGACTTCGATTTATTTGGTAAtacagctaaaaaatttttatcattgcgTCCCAATTGCTGTTTATCATGGCCTCTAACATCAACTATTTCTTCGTCTTcttcttcaaatttatttgagccaaataacaCAACTACTCCTCTcaattcatcatcatcatcaacaacAAGTACAAATTTTGATTCATTAGGATTTCCTGGATTTAAACCCAATGAAAGTCTCTACGGTAATTATTTCGCATATTTATATGACGCAAGACAAAAAATAGTTGCATGTAATTTAGCATGCGCCAACTGGTCATCAACATACGACGGcgttgatgataatgatgacaaAGACAATGATAATGAAGAAGATGATGATAATCGAGATGAAGATGaggatgaaaatttaaaaataaaattacaaatgaatcatgtacaaaaattatttaaaaatttatctcataataatattttagataGCGTTAAATCTTTATTGGATTACGATGAGAACAATCATGTCAATTATAATATAAgtgatattattaaattagatgataatgatgatgatgataaagttttaaaaagtactgaggtaataaaaaatgaaactcTTGAGTCtgatattttaagtttattaaacgAACAAGTAGATGTAAGTAATAAGGATAGTgcaacatataaaattgaaatttataatgataataataagtcAATAACGAATGACGAACCGACAAAAGTTGTCGATCAAATGTTTTCAATGGGTGAGAGCAGTGGGTATGAAAGTTTGGCGATGAAAAATTCATCTGAATTGTCGTCgattgatgatgataataatgacgagtttgatgataaaaatgacGTGTTGTCTGCCACCGAAGAACATAAAACTGAGAgtgtgataataaataaaacggaAATAAATACTGATAGTTGGAATAGCAAAGGggctgtgaaaaaaaaattatctaaagaTGATTACTTGAACAGTAAACCTAacattggaatttttttggacgtacttttaaaaaaattagagagTATGACCAGTAATAATTTGTATGttaatttacatttaactGGTTTAATTAGTAGGCTTGCAATTTATCACCAACCGTTATTACAATCGTTTTTATTAAACCCATCTTTGGTGTTTCAACCTAGTATTAGATCGTTATTTCAAGtaagtcattttatttatttatttttaagagcattctcagacagtgtccaccactttttaaaaattttcaatgacttgtCATATgcgcattaaaattttattaattagttgaaaaaaattgaaaccttaattgaaaaaaggacaatttcgccgagatatagaattttaaaaaaattacttaaagttGTCATCAAATTaggagttgaataaaattttttgaataaattttagcctacaaaatttgaaaattcgaattataaaattgacatgaagatttactgaaatttattctccaaatttcgtttaactcccaattgatatcaactgtaagtaatttgtTCAAATCTATATCTCGGCGAAATTACACCATTGACTTTTTTCCAATTaatacttcaatttttttattaattaattaattaattaataaaattttaatatcacgacagttgaaagtcattgaatatttttaaaaagtaaggATATGTCcgagaatgcccttaattagacttaaattattacatcttaaataattatttttttatcacagaTTTTAGCTTCGCTGAAACACAAAatggataaatatttatctaaagTTGAAAATGTTGATGAATTAGTAAGACAAGCTCgtatgtttttaataaatcgtGAGTTCAGAATTATTGGCGCTAAAAATAATCCTTCCATGCCAAATTTACCAACGCCAGTAATGAAAAAAGAATCAATCAGTCAAGATTCATTTATAAGGAgtaagttatttaattattatttatttaaaagcgATGTATGAATGCTCCAGTAATTGACTCTGGTACGATTTCTGACCTtcccaagattttaaaaattttgtgtaatcAACTAAATTAACGGTGCTATAAGATAAAGCAACAAGTTTTGCCactttatttgttaaaattaaaaattcattaaattaaaaaaattgtctccAAACCCTAGCCAGAAGTTTCCACACAAACGGTGCATTTGAATATAAGATTtcccataaattttaaatggttaaattttttgattttagtTCTGTGTGTTAAATATCTTTAAACCACCGTGACGTTAGCGGTTCATTTTAGCAATATGGGTCAAAAGTACTATTTTGgtaaatcataaaattctaTGCAAGAACgtatatttgatttatttttacctatttaataaaaaaagttattttctttttaaatcaatttatttctaaataaaaaatgaaaaatagttattaGCGATGTagtcgctaaaaaaaaaaacatttttttcatggagtataatatgtataaataaatgctACTTGAACGATGATCAAATTATTTGTCACTATATCAATTATAGTTTCTAGTATCTTATATCATAAttgattgataattattattttttaaacattaagTTTTAAACATCAATGTCatataagtaattataaatacagtCGAGTCGCATTATAAATCTGCCTATAGGAGTATAGGGGAATATAATTCTAAGAATTCCTGTACCCCCACTTCTGTTCAGTAGTAGATTATACTTCTCTTACTTTACAAGTCTGTGAGTGCGTACGTGATTTTCATAATCGTGTTATAAGTCCGCCCGATTGATAAGTCCATAATTATTAGaccattaatttataattaattatttaactttttattataataatacagattctatgattattatagcaatcatatttattaaatatgttattaaaagttgtattttgtattttaattgaaaaataacatttaattcGTCTCACCACCGTTCTGGTCTCGTATTGAGAGactgaaatgaatttttttttagttcatgGAGGGGGAATGTCTTCAAGAGATATATAAGTCGACGGACTCATAACGAGCGGACTCATAAATCAATTCGACTGTATCCGAAAGTTTTCGAATTACTCGATTCGAATAGAGAACATTCGGAtcagttttcaaatatttaatttttatttaatagagaGCTTAGTCTTTAATTTAACCAAAAATAACTTTATGTAGATTCGTGTCTGAGCTCTTTTTATCtcggacaaaaatttgaattattggaaaaaatattataatttcaaatcgttaaaagaaaattttgaaatgatttataaattttcgtattcgtaaatttacgaataattcgaaagttTAAGAATTcttcgaatcgaataattcgtaCTATCGAATTATTCAAACATCTCTAATAAATCACAATAAGTTAATTATGTCGAAAACTTTACACTTACTATCGTTACTATATTTATGTCAAAATTTGtccaagaaaaattagttttattcaaatattaaactattaatcattttgatttgtttaattatttttattgtagaaataatttgcattaataattatacttgCGACCAATCGAAAGTCGATATTGTAAATCAATAACTGGCTCTTTAATTTTGCCAAAAACTGCAGTCAATTAATTCCCGTCATAATTTAGGTCCACggaaactttttataaataaatttcaaatcactTATTCTAAGCAATCATCACAaatttatcagaaaatatttaattacgaGATTAATCgcttgatttttattttatattatgtctTCATAAATCGTTTTccacaattttttaaagatagaAAACTAAACCACTTACTttgattgataaattaaattttaaattacagatGAACCAAAAAGACGAAGTTTGACTTCATCATtgactcaaatttttaaatttggtaACAGTAGCCCTCCACAAAGTTTAAAAACTACAACCGCTGAGGATTTACCTGAACAAACTaacgatttaaatttcaagtacGTATAATTAATAGAAGATATAAACCAATTTTTTcgcttatatatttatttttttattatatttatagatatccAGTCGTAACGCCAACCCAACACGTTGTTATTTGTGCCGTTATTATGGACGAGTGGTTAAAAGAATTAGCAGCAATTACACAAGAACATTGCGTGTTATCGTTGAATAGTTGGATGTAATTAATATAGTTATAACATAAcaaagaatttatataatatgtaaattaATCAAATGTATATACAATTAACAGATACAtagatttatgtaaaaaaaaacgaaaaaaaaattactaaggataaatgaaataaatatttgttattaacttatttttaaatatattttaacaaagcacacttttaaaacaaaaaaaatatttttttttttataaattaattcatttataataaatgatttatatatattattttatacaattctacataatagtaattatttaacgtagtttaaattatacatatattttgtttatacaatattttcataaGCTTTATATTCtattcattgttattattattattataaaatgattttttttatttatactcgTTAACTTAAATTATTCGTTTCGTttcgttttaaatatttttattttggcagtttttttttaagtttttttaaatcaattttttttaggaatgtattgaaaatattgagaagagattaaaatcatttctccttattatacttattgttttttttttacattatacAAGTTATCTCTGacgtatttttctttttttatgtcaCATATGAACTACTTTCGGTgtgctaaaaaaataattaatattaaaaaaataattaattaaaagtttgaaaatttaaaatcaacaatTACCTTTTACCCCACAGCCAATTTAGCAACACGCTCGACTGACTCTGGACGTCGCGtgctgtaaataaaataaactaattagtTTACACTTtaataacttataaatatttataatcaacaataattaataaaataataattttaaaactagcAATAAAATTAGTATGTAATTATACAGTTTTACTCCACATATTTTAGAAGTTATAATAGAGACGTtgcatgaattttttatcatcacaaatttatttatagataaaagAACAGCTTTTTaagaatttgttttattaattttttttaagtcaaaattttcattttctttttataaattaattataaaaaattaataaattttggcgcaaaaaaaacTACATAATTGATTATGACGTCATTACATCTTTTGGAGCTTAGATCCAATGAAAGTCGCGCTATTctcttgtattttatttttgttgtgatTCTGATAGAGTAAAAATGGATACTTTTCATCTCTCCATGCAATGGCCCTTCGGCACCAATAAAATGACGTCACTAGCATttgaatttacatttaaaaaaaataatgtttaatttaaaaatcaaccgataaatcaattattataatatttttcccTCAAATTTTCTCAACAactttcataaaactttaaaaaaaaaaagttaaattacaaAACGTGCAACTtctctattaattaataaccataatattaataaattatttaatttaatccatTCAGTTTTACGGCGGATTGAggaatatatattatagacgataaatttttgtattatcaattttacataatggataattttaaattaaaatcataacaTAATTTATTGCGATAAGATAGAGGGTGGCGTGTAAAGTCCAttcaaagtttgaaaaataaactgTAAACTTTCAACAATAGAAATTGACACTTCACTACTCGATTACTGTAGAATAATATACAACCCTGAAGTAATATGTACGGAGATATTTTACTATCCGCCTTCTATGACTAACGGGCTAACGCATCGAAGTTCGCTATAgtattttggctttgatagtAGTAGTGAAAGATAGTAGAAGATAAAGTACGTTAACATCAGCCGTGCATTACTGTTGTGTACGTTGTCATACTGGAGACAAAACTGTCACTTTACATATATGATTGAGGGGGAAGGGGGGCTAGGGTTTCgcacttttgaaaaatcgatttttttttgtcttttcttATAGTTAAACATTTCAAGAATATAATcccaaaattttaagtcaatcAGAACAACCCTTGCCTCACCCTCTCTTaagttgcaaaaaaaaaatttttttttcacttttttcttcaaaaacttcaaacgcgtttttctcgaaactactttttaaagtccgtgatcactgtaattttaaaactacacgaccgatttattttaaacttggTACGCACTTTCTACATATAAAATACTTCCCCCCAACGTTgagtttgagattttttttttacattgagGGGGTTTTCTACACCTAAAATGGCGGaatttttcgtgaaaaatagcACTTTTCACTTTACGTGACCACCAAAAAtgtagaaatgaaaaaaaaattatcagagaTCGTTGAGGGGAGGATTTGATGATActttaactaaattttaagGGTACTCGACTTCAGGTAATTTATAGCTGAGATACAGTGATCACCGCAAATCGTCTTTTTTCAAAGGCGTTGATGAAATAATACGAATATGCTTGCTGATGAAATTTATCTAGTGGTAAGGTAAGGGGCCCAGTTTCCGACCCTCAAATTAAACCATGATTCGGTTATGAAGTATTTACtaagtttaaataaactaaaattatttagataaataaattaaatatttattataacaaaaacagtttttcaatatttaaaatataaataattaaagtcataattttat is part of the Microplitis mediator isolate UGA2020A chromosome 11, iyMicMedi2.1, whole genome shotgun sequence genome and harbors:
- the LOC130677602 gene encoding FHIP family protein GJ17503 isoform X2; translated protein: MSWLRNSPLRNSLNKQWSRDSPPKDADPGACYDSFCKHWQQTNEIIKQTRSSTNSPVYDDIVAVINHIDQMITLLLVEFRSNFNFKNQQLSASSHSPCLEYLLSENLLEIVYDWSLNVGRFIIFTLLLPHMHREGPIGQQARDAILLCMALSKKNDQVGIYLSENSNVCPVLATGISGLYSLLPRKLEIEYEDWHRLTPDDVNDIPSLDHLMQCFEFCNAVAQITHMSVQKQLLEYLYQGFLVPVLGPALLQTSLDESVAATAYLDLFFRTTTNPGLLRVLIKFLLEKNYDDCRILDTLIQRISTRSRLCIVTLAFFETLVDLNCEDIMLELCLSALSPCSHVMLSQRRRLRDFDLFGNTAKKFLSLRPNCCLSWPLTSTISSSSSSNLFEPNNTTTPLNSSSSSTTSTNFDSLGFPGFKPNESLYGNYFAYLYDARQKIVACNLACANWSSTYDGVDDNDDKDNDNEEDDDNRDEDEDENLKIKLQMNHVQKLFKNLSHNNILDSVKSLLDYDENNHVNYNISDIIKLDDNDDDDKVLKSTEVIKNETLESDILSLLNEQVDVSNKDSATYKIEIYNDNNKSITNDEPTKVVDQMFSMGESSGYESLAMKNSSELSSIDDDNNDEFDDKNDVLSATEEHKTESVIINKTEINTDSWNSKGAVKKKLSKDDYLNSKPNIGIFLDVLLKKLESMTSNNLYVNLHLTGLISRLAIYHQPLLQSFLLNPSLVFQPSIRSLFQILASLKHKMDKYLSKVENVDELVRQARMFLINREFRIIGAKNNPSMPNLPTPVMKKESISQDSFIRNEPKRRSLTSSLTQIFKFGNSSPPQSLKTTTAEDLPEQTNDLNFKYPVVTPTQHVVICAVIMDEWLKELAAITQEHCVLSLNSWM
- the LOC130677602 gene encoding FHIP family protein GJ17503 isoform X1 — its product is MSWLRNSPLRNSLNKQWSRDSPPKDADPGACYDSFCKHWQQTNEIIKQTRSSTNSPVYDDIVAVINHIDQMITLLLVEFRSNFNFKNQQLSASSHSPCLEYLLSENLLEIVYDWSLNVGRYTSSIRLELIKLFELIITFNGPLIGHEPIARPLLKLLELFIDDIMPFDIEKKLIMLLNSICVALMQNLALLDVFFQPHAESEQRKFIIFTLLLPHMHREGPIGQQARDAILLCMALSKKNDQVGIYLSENSNVCPVLATGISGLYSLLPRKLEIEYEDWHRLTPDDVNDIPSLDHLMQCFEFCNAVAQITHMSVQKQLLEYLYQGFLVPVLGPALLQTSLDESVAATAYLDLFFRTTTNPGLLRVLIKFLLEKNYDDCRILDTLIQRISTRSRLCIVTLAFFETLVDLNCEDIMLELCLSALSPCSHVMLSQRRRLRDFDLFGNTAKKFLSLRPNCCLSWPLTSTISSSSSSNLFEPNNTTTPLNSSSSSTTSTNFDSLGFPGFKPNESLYGNYFAYLYDARQKIVACNLACANWSSTYDGVDDNDDKDNDNEEDDDNRDEDEDENLKIKLQMNHVQKLFKNLSHNNILDSVKSLLDYDENNHVNYNISDIIKLDDNDDDDKVLKSTEVIKNETLESDILSLLNEQVDVSNKDSATYKIEIYNDNNKSITNDEPTKVVDQMFSMGESSGYESLAMKNSSELSSIDDDNNDEFDDKNDVLSATEEHKTESVIINKTEINTDSWNSKGAVKKKLSKDDYLNSKPNIGIFLDVLLKKLESMTSNNLYVNLHLTGLISRLAIYHQPLLQSFLLNPSLVFQPSIRSLFQILASLKHKMDKYLSKVENVDELVRQARMFLINREFRIIGAKNNPSMPNLPTPVMKKESISQDSFIRNEPKRRSLTSSLTQIFKFGNSSPPQSLKTTTAEDLPEQTNDLNFKYPVVTPTQHVVICAVIMDEWLKELAAITQEHCVLSLNSWM